ACCAACAATAATGAAAGTTCTTCAGCTACTCCAGCCAAACCTCCTAGCACTCAGAGAGCAGTCATTTCTCCCGATGGAGAATGTTCTGTAGATGACCTTTCCTTCTACATCAACCGACTATCTTCTCTGGCAATCCAGATGGCCCATAAGGAAATCAAGGAGAAGTTGGAAGGTAGAAGCAAATGCCTTCATCATTCAATCTATCCATCccctgggaacaaagagagaaTCAGTCCCCAAAGTGCTGTGAGCAAGATCGCCTCTGAAATGGCCCATGAAGCTGTGGAACTGACCGCTGCAGAAATGCGTGGCACTGAGGAGAAGTCCAGGGAAGGTGGCCAGAAAAGCTTTCTATATAGTGAATTatccaacaagagcaaaagtggAGACAAACAGATGTCccagagagagagcaaagaatTGGCAGATTCCATCAGCAAGGGGCTCATGGTTTATGCAAATCAGGTGGCATCTGACATGATGGTCTCTGTCATGAAGACCTTGAAAGTGTACAACTCTGGGAAGCCAGTTCCAGCATGTGTGGTCCTGAAGAGGGTGTTGCTAAGGCACACCAAGGAGATTGTGTCTGATTTGATTGATTCCTGCATGAAGAACCTGCATAGTATTACTGGGGTCCTGATGACTGACTCAGACTTTGTCTCAGCTGTCAAGAGAAATCTGTTCAACCAATGGAAACAAAATGCTGCAGACATCATGGAGGCCATGCTGAAGCGCTTGGTCAGTGCACTTATTGGTGAGGAGAAGGAGACTAAGTCTCAGAGTCTGTCATATGCATCTTTAAAAGCTGGGTCCCATGATCCCAAATGCAGGAACCAGAGTCTTGAATTCTCCACCATGAAAGCTGAAATGAAAGGGAGGGACAAAGGCAAAATGAAATCAGATCCATGCAAGTCACTGACTAGTGCTGAGAAAGTCGGTGAACACATTCTCAAGGAGGGCCTGACCATCTGGAACCAAAAGCAAGGAAACCCATGCAAGGTGGCTACCAAAGCATGCGGCAATACaggtgagaaaggagaaaagatcaGTGCTTCCACAGATTCACTGGCCAAGGACCTGATTGTCTCTGCCCTTAAGCTGATCCagtaccatctgacccagcagaCTAAGGGCAAAGATACATGTGAAGAAGACTGTCCTGGTTCCACCATGGGCTATATGGCTCAGAGTACTCAATATGAAAAGTGGGAAGGTGGCCAAGGTGCCAAAGCACTTTCAGTGAAACACCTAGAATCTCACAGAGCTCCTGGACCACAGAACTATCAAGACTCTCTTGGACATGAAGTAATT
The nucleotide sequence above comes from Piliocolobus tephrosceles isolate RC106 unplaced genomic scaffold, ASM277652v3 unscaffolded_18670, whole genome shotgun sequence. Encoded proteins:
- the LOC113221000 gene encoding A-kinase anchor protein 4; the encoded protein is TEGSVCLFKQAPSDPVSVLNWLLSDLQKYALGFQHALSPSTSTCKHKVEDTEGEYHTESSENCYSVYADQVNIDYLMNRPQNLRLEIAAAKNTNNNESSSATPAKPPSTQRAVISPDGECSVDDLSFYINRLSSLAIQMAHKEIKEKLEGRSKCLHHSIYPSPGNKERISPQSAVSKIASEMAHEAVELTAAEMRGTEEKSREGGQKSFLYSELSNKSKSGDKQMSQRESKELADSISKGLMVYANQVASDMMVSVMKTLKVYNSGKPVPACVVLKRVLLRHTKEIVSDLIDSCMKNLHSITGVLMTDSDFVSAVKRNLFNQWKQNAADIMEAMLKRLVSALIGEEKETKSQSLSYASLKAGSHDPKCRNQSLEFSTMKAEMKGRDKGKMKSDPCKSLTSAEKVGEHILKEGLTIWNQKQGNPCKVATKACGNTGEKGEKISASTDSLAKDLIVSALKLIQYHLTQQTKGKDTCEEDCPGSTMGYMAQSTQYEKWEGGQGAKALSVKHLESHRAPGPQNYQDSLGHEVIVNNQCSTNSLQKQLQAVLQWIAASQFNVPMLYFMGDKDGQLEKLPQVSAKAAEKGYSVGGLLQEVMKFAKEWQLDEAVGKVARKQLLDWLLDNL